The following are encoded together in the Scomber japonicus isolate fScoJap1 chromosome 20, fScoJap1.pri, whole genome shotgun sequence genome:
- the rsl1d1 gene encoding ribosomal L1 domain-containing protein 1 isoform X2 — MAEKTELALDRSQVKKAVQALQAFLKTKSTSASLFLDESQQISLLFTFWKIPRQAQTIRIPLPHGQRSEAEEVCLFTRDEPKMTADQTQRFYKKLLEERGVKNVTEIIPYKTLRTEYKPFEAKRRLLGNFDMFLSDDRIRRLLPSHLGKHFYERKKEPLSVNLQSKQLARDIHRVIQGTNMKVTNKGCCCMARIAHSGMTADEVTENIEAAVQTVVAKLNMKGPLVKIIHLKSQTSVALPIYTSDLGDLTVLDEAQKQTQQKRDAAKKKNTEDVKQTDTTAEGKAEGKKAAKGKKKKVEEEEEIPQLVPIETPSKKPKLESAKKKQLKKAPKPALVKKGAKAQGKMTKKAGKSDSKVKRKVPKVK; from the exons ATGGCTGAAAAAACAGAGTTAGCGTTGGACCGGTCACAG GTGAAAAAAGCCGTCCAAGCCCTGCAGGCTTTCCTAAAAACTAAGTCCACCAGTGCCTCTCTGTTCTTGGACGAGTCTCAGCAGATCAGCCTGCTCTTCACCTTCTGGAAGATCCCGAGACAAGCACAGACCATCCGCAT TCCCTTGCCCCATGGCCAGCGATCAGAGGCAGAGGAGGTCTGTCTGTTCACCAGAGATGAGCCCAAAATGACAGCAGACCAGACCCAGAGGTTTTATAAGAAGTTGCTGGAGGAGAGGGGCGTCAAAAATGTCACTGAG ATCATCCCCTACAAGACCTTGAGGACAGAGTACAAACCATTTGAAGCCAAACGCCGTCTGCTGGGGAACTTCGACATGTTCCTCTCCGATGACCGCATCCGCCGCCTGCTGCCTTCCCATCTCGGAAAACATTTCTACGAGAGGAAGAA GGAGCCGCTGTCTGTGAACCTGCAGAGCAAACAGCTGGCCAGAGACATCCACAGAGTCATCCAGGGCACCAACATGAAGGTCACAAACAAGGGCTGCTGCTG CATGGCTCGTATTGCTCACTCCGGCATGACAGCAGATGAGGTGACAGAAAACATCGAGGCTGCTGTTCAAACAGTGGTGGCCAAACTAAATATG AAAGGACCACTGGTGAAGATTATCCACTTAAAGAGTCAAACCTCAGTGGCGCTGCCCATCTACACCTCAGACCTGGGCGACCTCACCGTGCTGGATGAAGCACAGAAGCAGACTCAGCAAAAG CGAGATGctgccaaaaagaaaaacacagaggacGTAAAGCAAACAGACACCACCGCAGAGGGAAAGGCAGAGGGGAAGAAGGCGGcgaagggaaagaaaaagaaggtggaggaggaggaagaaatcCCACAGCTGGTTCCCATAGAAACACCGAGCAAAAAGCCCAAACTGGAG TCTGCTAAAAAGAAGCAGCTGAAGAAAGCACCCAAACCTGCCCTAGTGAAGAAAGGAGCAAAAGCTCAAGGCAAAATGACCAAGAAGGCTGGCAAGAGTGACTCCAAAGTAAAAAGGAAAGTGCCTAAAGTGAAATAA
- the rsl1d1 gene encoding ribosomal L1 domain-containing protein 1 isoform X1, whose product MAEKTELALDRSQVKKAVQALQAFLKTKSTSASLFLDESQQISLLFTFWKIPRQAQTIRIPLPHGQRSEAEEVCLFTRDEPKMTADQTQRFYKKLLEERGVKNVTEIIPYKTLRTEYKPFEAKRRLLGNFDMFLSDDRIRRLLPSHLGKHFYERKKEPLSVNLQSKQLARDIHRVIQGTNMKVTNKGCCCMARIAHSGMTADEVTENIEAAVQTVVAKLNMKGPLVKIIHLKSQTSVALPIYTSDLGDLTVLDEAQKQTQQKRDAAKKKNTEDVKQTDTTAEGKAEGKKAAKGKKKKVEEEEEIPQLVPIETPSKKPKLEQSAKKKQLKKAPKPALVKKGAKAQGKMTKKAGKSDSKVKRKVPKVK is encoded by the exons ATGGCTGAAAAAACAGAGTTAGCGTTGGACCGGTCACAG GTGAAAAAAGCCGTCCAAGCCCTGCAGGCTTTCCTAAAAACTAAGTCCACCAGTGCCTCTCTGTTCTTGGACGAGTCTCAGCAGATCAGCCTGCTCTTCACCTTCTGGAAGATCCCGAGACAAGCACAGACCATCCGCAT TCCCTTGCCCCATGGCCAGCGATCAGAGGCAGAGGAGGTCTGTCTGTTCACCAGAGATGAGCCCAAAATGACAGCAGACCAGACCCAGAGGTTTTATAAGAAGTTGCTGGAGGAGAGGGGCGTCAAAAATGTCACTGAG ATCATCCCCTACAAGACCTTGAGGACAGAGTACAAACCATTTGAAGCCAAACGCCGTCTGCTGGGGAACTTCGACATGTTCCTCTCCGATGACCGCATCCGCCGCCTGCTGCCTTCCCATCTCGGAAAACATTTCTACGAGAGGAAGAA GGAGCCGCTGTCTGTGAACCTGCAGAGCAAACAGCTGGCCAGAGACATCCACAGAGTCATCCAGGGCACCAACATGAAGGTCACAAACAAGGGCTGCTGCTG CATGGCTCGTATTGCTCACTCCGGCATGACAGCAGATGAGGTGACAGAAAACATCGAGGCTGCTGTTCAAACAGTGGTGGCCAAACTAAATATG AAAGGACCACTGGTGAAGATTATCCACTTAAAGAGTCAAACCTCAGTGGCGCTGCCCATCTACACCTCAGACCTGGGCGACCTCACCGTGCTGGATGAAGCACAGAAGCAGACTCAGCAAAAG CGAGATGctgccaaaaagaaaaacacagaggacGTAAAGCAAACAGACACCACCGCAGAGGGAAAGGCAGAGGGGAAGAAGGCGGcgaagggaaagaaaaagaaggtggaggaggaggaagaaatcCCACAGCTGGTTCCCATAGAAACACCGAGCAAAAAGCCCAAACTGGAG CAGTCTGCTAAAAAGAAGCAGCTGAAGAAAGCACCCAAACCTGCCCTAGTGAAGAAAGGAGCAAAAGCTCAAGGCAAAATGACCAAGAAGGCTGGCAAGAGTGACTCCAAAGTAAAAAGGAAAGTGCCTAAAGTGAAATAA